Proteins encoded by one window of Mariniplasma anaerobium:
- a CDS encoding aminopeptidase P family protein encodes MYKKRRDAYLNNINDQSISLFFSGVSPQKSNDQHYHFSVNRNFYYLTGINQQNVVLMTLKGNNEAHSYLFIETIDPVKALWDGAGLSFEEASKVSGIDLTHVKDILTLKSFLNGLVSTNRRAAYGFIESLYLDLERQSENSAATQAGQFSSYVQTTYPYLNIKTNQLVLAELRTVKDEQEIELVNKAVDITYKGLNRIMDTLKPGVYEYEIQAEYNYVLNKHRTDTSFDTIAASGQNATVLHYVENDSKILDNTLVLFDLGVDYEFYCSDVTRTFPANGKFTKRQKEVYEVVLEANKKTIEWLKPGITMKEFNDYGKNILIQGAKRIGLIKEDAEISKYYYHSLGHYLGLDVHDVGNYSKEIPVGALITVEPGLYIAEEGIGIRIEDDIYVTKDGSINLTKKIIKEVKDIETYMNKN; translated from the coding sequence ATGTATAAAAAAAGAAGAGATGCATATTTAAATAATATTAACGATCAATCTATTTCATTGTTTTTCTCAGGTGTTTCACCTCAAAAATCTAATGATCAACATTATCATTTTTCAGTTAATCGCAATTTCTATTATTTAACAGGCATCAATCAACAAAACGTTGTCTTGATGACTCTTAAGGGTAATAATGAAGCACATAGTTACTTATTTATTGAAACTATTGATCCTGTTAAAGCTTTATGGGATGGAGCTGGACTATCATTTGAAGAAGCTAGCAAAGTTTCAGGAATTGACTTAACTCATGTTAAAGATATATTAACTTTAAAATCATTTTTAAATGGATTAGTATCGACAAATAGAAGAGCTGCTTATGGCTTTATTGAGAGTCTTTATCTAGATTTAGAACGTCAATCAGAAAACTCAGCAGCTACACAAGCTGGACAATTTTCTAGCTATGTTCAAACAACTTATCCTTATCTTAATATTAAGACGAATCAATTAGTTTTAGCAGAATTAAGAACTGTTAAAGATGAACAAGAAATTGAATTGGTTAATAAAGCAGTAGATATCACTTATAAAGGTCTAAATAGAATCATGGATACACTTAAACCAGGCGTATATGAATATGAAATCCAAGCTGAATATAACTATGTTTTAAACAAACATCGAACTGATACTTCATTTGATACAATTGCAGCATCAGGTCAAAATGCTACAGTACTTCATTATGTTGAAAATGATTCGAAAATTTTAGATAACACTTTAGTCTTATTTGATTTGGGAGTAGATTACGAATTTTATTGTTCTGATGTTACAAGAACTTTCCCAGCAAATGGTAAATTCACAAAACGTCAAAAAGAAGTATATGAAGTTGTATTAGAAGCCAATAAGAAAACTATTGAATGGTTAAAACCAGGCATTACGATGAAAGAATTTAATGATTATGGTAAAAACATCTTAATCCAAGGCGCTAAACGCATTGGTTTAATTAAAGAAGATGCTGAAATTAGTAAATACTATTATCATTCACTTGGTCATTATCTAGGACTTGATGTTCATGATGTAGGGAACTATTCAAAAGAAATTCCTGTTGGAGCTTTAATTACAGTTGAACCAGGATTATACATAGCTGAAGAAGGTATTGGTATTAGAATTGAAGATGATATTTATGTTACAAAAGATGGATCAATCAATTTAACTAAAAAAATCATAAAAGAAGTTAAAGATATTGAAACTTATATGAATAAAAACTAA
- a CDS encoding phospho-sugar mutase translates to MDYKKNYDLWNNFKGLDKKLRKELDSLNEKEIEDAFYTNLSFGTGGLRGVMGVGTNRVNIYTIRKATLGFANYLVKHNLKDGIAISYDNRHDSKLYAKEAAMIFAAKGIPSYVFEALRPTPMLSFAVRYFKASGGIMITASHNPKEYNGYKVYDQTGAQVNPEVANIIIDEINTIENPFDIKTVDNNLISYIDQSFDDIYLKAIENIQINNENKVIKIVYSPLHGTGGPVIPKFLKSKGYDIYPYEPQMIVDPDFSNTKSSNPEESDAYIETIKYAKEIDADIIMITDPDADRLGIAVKHDNQYHLLSGNQTASIELYYLLSQRRKLDKLPINGHVYTTNVTTMLIDAIARSYEIDVITTLTGFKFIGEQAEKYIETNPYLFGCEESYGSLISDVVRDKDAVQAVYMLAEITNHLKLKDMSMIDYLNHIYKKYGAYYEYTKSIMLKGIEGSKKIDQIMAHFRETPPKVFDKHLIGYDDVLLSVRVEDGIKSKLKLPKSNVLRYIYEEHTWMVLRPSGTEPKIKIYYGTKKDTLKEAKEFLALLNEEVLKQIEEI, encoded by the coding sequence ATGGACTATAAAAAAAATTATGATTTATGGAACAACTTTAAAGGCTTAGACAAAAAATTAAGAAAAGAATTAGATTCTTTAAATGAAAAAGAGATTGAAGATGCATTTTATACCAATCTTTCTTTTGGCACGGGCGGACTTAGAGGTGTCATGGGTGTTGGAACAAATCGAGTGAATATCTATACCATTAGAAAAGCAACCCTAGGTTTTGCAAACTATTTAGTTAAGCACAATCTTAAAGATGGTATAGCAATTAGCTATGACAATAGACATGATTCTAAACTATATGCAAAAGAAGCTGCAATGATTTTTGCTGCTAAAGGCATCCCTTCTTATGTTTTTGAAGCATTAAGACCTACACCAATGCTAAGTTTTGCTGTTAGATATTTTAAAGCAAGTGGTGGGATTATGATTACTGCTTCACATAACCCTAAAGAATATAATGGGTATAAAGTTTACGACCAAACTGGAGCTCAAGTGAATCCCGAAGTCGCAAACATAATTATCGATGAGATTAACACAATAGAAAATCCATTTGATATAAAAACAGTTGATAATAACTTAATTTCATATATTGACCAATCTTTTGATGATATCTATTTAAAAGCTATTGAAAATATCCAAATAAATAATGAGAATAAAGTGATTAAAATCGTATATTCTCCACTTCATGGAACGGGTGGACCCGTTATTCCAAAGTTTTTGAAATCAAAAGGTTATGATATATATCCTTATGAACCACAAATGATCGTAGATCCTGATTTCTCAAATACTAAATCTTCTAATCCAGAAGAAAGTGATGCTTATATAGAGACAATTAAATATGCTAAAGAAATTGATGCAGATATCATTATGATAACCGATCCAGATGCAGATCGCTTAGGCATAGCTGTTAAACATGATAATCAATATCATTTATTATCTGGTAATCAAACTGCAAGTATTGAATTATATTATCTTCTAAGTCAAAGAAGAAAATTAGATAAATTACCTATTAATGGACATGTTTACACAACAAACGTAACGACAATGCTTATAGATGCTATTGCTAGAAGTTATGAAATTGATGTCATTACAACACTTACAGGATTTAAATTCATTGGCGAACAAGCAGAGAAATATATCGAAACTAATCCATATTTATTTGGATGCGAAGAATCTTATGGGTCTTTAATCTCTGATGTTGTAAGAGACAAGGATGCTGTTCAAGCAGTTTATATGTTAGCTGAAATCACGAACCATTTAAAATTAAAAGATATGTCAATGATAGATTATCTTAATCATATCTATAAAAAATATGGAGCATATTATGAATATACAAAATCTATTATGCTAAAAGGTATTGAAGGTAGTAAGAAGATAGATCAAATCATGGCTCATTTCAGAGAAACACCTCCAAAAGTATTTGATAAACATTTAATTGGCTATGATGATGTCTTATTAAGCGTTAGAGTAGAAGATGGTATTAAGTCTAAATTAAAATTACCTAAATCTAATGTGCTCAGATATATTTACGAAGAGCACACATGGATGGTCTTAAGACCGAGTGGAACTGAACCGAAAATTAAAATCTATTATGGAACTAAAAAAGATACACTCAAAGAGGCAAAAGAATTTTTAGCTTTACTTAATGAAGAAGTTTTAAAACAAATTGAAGAAATTTAA
- a CDS encoding type III pantothenate kinase, with product MFLLFDVGNTNIFIGVSDGFTIIDTYRLNTEITKTADEYYIQMKNIIDFKEVKHVAISSVVPRITEKLKEISLKYVGIDPLIVGPGVKTGLNIKTDHPREVGADLICDSVGLDEDISNALIIDLGTAIKYIYVKNKTILGVIITPGVNVSIKALVGHTALLPDIDIEVPKKVLGTNTIHCMQSGVTYGVAAQVDGLIDRIRKEVNENFDVILTGGLSALIAPLCSHQLTVDSDIILKGLLKIYNKNEQFRK from the coding sequence ATGTTTTTATTATTTGATGTCGGAAATACAAATATCTTTATTGGTGTTTCTGATGGATTTACAATCATAGATACCTATAGATTAAATACAGAAATTACTAAAACTGCTGATGAATACTACATTCAGATGAAAAACATTATTGACTTTAAAGAAGTTAAGCATGTTGCAATATCTAGTGTTGTGCCAAGAATAACTGAAAAACTTAAAGAAATTTCTTTAAAATATGTTGGCATAGATCCATTGATTGTTGGACCTGGTGTGAAAACTGGTTTAAATATTAAAACTGATCATCCACGAGAAGTAGGTGCTGATTTAATATGTGATTCAGTAGGTCTTGATGAAGATATATCAAATGCTCTTATCATTGATTTAGGAACAGCTATTAAATACATCTATGTTAAAAACAAAACAATATTAGGTGTTATTATTACCCCAGGTGTTAATGTTTCTATTAAAGCTTTAGTTGGACATACAGCACTTTTACCTGATATTGATATAGAAGTCCCTAAGAAAGTACTAGGGACCAATACAATTCATTGTATGCAATCAGGAGTCACCTATGGTGTGGCAGCACAAGTAGATGGTTTAATTGATCGCATAAGAAAAGAAGTCAATGAGAACTTTGATGTTATATTAACTGGTGGGCTTTCTGCCCTTATTGCGCCATTATGTTCTCATCAACTTACCGTTGATTCTGATATTATATTAAAAGGTTTATTAAAAATTTATAATAAAAATGAACAATTTAGAAAATAA
- a CDS encoding ECF transporter S component, with product MKRKEIQNLTLSTVFAAIILVMTFVPQVGYITIGTMALTLIHIPVLIGAFLLPKKYTVMLGFIFGIGSLIRAATTPTGVLDPAFVNPLVSVLPRMVFALAASYIFDLFKWFNIKVKHSEIYIFGFVTLITVFAMYYASDVIIGETGWNQNIVLPIVLLIISAFITTYYALIAKKDKSQIVIPSTFLISTVFHTVVVLSALVIFERTFIEQYIPSSELLGFIYTVAVSNGLIEAILAVLIGTPIALALTKLQDNK from the coding sequence ATGAAAAGAAAAGAGATTCAAAACTTAACACTATCTACAGTGTTTGCGGCAATCATACTCGTGATGACTTTTGTGCCTCAAGTTGGCTATATTACTATAGGCACGATGGCACTAACTTTAATTCACATTCCAGTATTGATTGGTGCTTTTTTATTACCTAAAAAATATACCGTGATGTTAGGTTTCATTTTTGGGATTGGTTCATTGATCAGAGCTGCAACTACACCAACTGGTGTTCTAGATCCAGCATTTGTTAATCCGCTTGTATCTGTGCTACCTAGAATGGTCTTTGCACTTGCAGCAAGTTATATTTTTGATTTGTTTAAATGGTTTAACATTAAAGTTAAACATTCAGAAATATACATATTTGGGTTTGTTACTCTAATTACAGTATTTGCAATGTATTATGCTTCAGATGTCATTATAGGAGAAACTGGATGGAATCAAAATATTGTTCTACCCATTGTCTTATTAATCATTTCAGCATTTATTACGACATATTATGCATTAATTGCTAAAAAAGATAAATCACAAATTGTCATTCCATCGACATTTTTGATTTCAACTGTATTTCACACGGTTGTTGTCTTAAGTGCATTAGTTATATTTGAAAGAACTTTTATTGAACAATATATACCATCTAGTGAACTTTTAGGATTTATATATACAGTCGCAGTCTCTAATGGTCTTATTGAAGCTATTTTAGCTGTTTTAATAGGAACTCCAATCGCACTTGCATTAACTAAACTACAAGATAATAAATAA
- a CDS encoding DUF2207 domain-containing protein translates to MKKIFKLLILPLLITAAFYLIILAVMSIGNNKISINVYHADVIFSEQGDMVVTETFDMTYKQALRVRFRDIDYVKFYDDYPFEYAFNNTASFETDQSYMRVYKNGIDVSNRVDFGYSWLGDRDELGQRITCEPQRSGCVSMFADLKNIGGLEGDITFEYHYVISGVATRYDDISEINWNLFDYMESGIKEGSVRITLPEKDLSLDNFYIFTHGIKDANAEYLSDHEALITFNDSDKKDFLEFRLLVPNRLFSDMRDQNIDDVNQVNKNIILTYENDLIDTQAKGEIQQIISWIVACLTGIILYLATFYFYRKFFKPYTTDFNEPYLRDVPYDITPAEMSYIYFNRQTSDEDVTATLLDLIRKKYIKIEYDPTEISNYNPNFKLILLKRPSSNELKPHEIHLIKWFFDTIGKENEVNIRTIENYPINSYSNSIRFKHDADIFKEKVKSAFKVNPFMYLIRERKIAKSVLLLSVIAFFYIIINAGIYGFNSFYQLLLLLCFSIFYFYDLKTYMKRKREYQEQYVRWEAFRRFLVDFGTFDDDPITNVIIWEKYLVYATSFKIADLVMEQLRVSIETNGLNENGQTFIFMGNDRKTHYNPMRSFDRSFRHMKSQAANQIRIHNREMSMINAKARSRSSSGFRGGFGGGSSFGGGGGGGRSR, encoded by the coding sequence GTGAAAAAGATTTTTAAACTCCTTATACTTCCATTACTTATAACTGCTGCTTTTTATTTAATAATTTTAGCTGTTATGTCTATTGGAAACAATAAGATATCAATCAATGTTTATCATGCAGATGTTATATTTAGCGAACAAGGTGATATGGTAGTTACTGAAACATTTGATATGACTTATAAACAAGCACTAAGAGTTCGTTTTAGAGATATTGATTACGTTAAATTTTATGATGATTATCCATTTGAATATGCTTTTAATAATACTGCAAGTTTTGAAACAGATCAAAGTTATATGCGTGTATATAAAAACGGGATTGATGTATCTAATAGAGTTGACTTCGGATATTCATGGCTAGGTGATCGAGATGAACTTGGACAAAGAATTACATGTGAACCCCAAAGAAGTGGCTGTGTCTCAATGTTTGCGGATTTGAAAAACATTGGTGGTTTAGAAGGTGACATTACTTTTGAATATCATTATGTCATCTCAGGTGTTGCTACAAGATATGATGACATTTCTGAAATAAATTGGAATTTATTTGATTATATGGAATCTGGTATTAAAGAAGGTAGTGTTCGTATCACATTACCTGAAAAAGATTTATCATTAGATAATTTTTATATCTTTACACATGGTATAAAGGATGCAAATGCAGAATATCTATCAGATCATGAAGCATTGATTACATTTAATGATTCAGATAAAAAAGATTTTTTAGAATTTAGATTACTGGTTCCTAATCGTTTATTTTCAGATATGAGAGATCAAAATATCGATGATGTAAATCAAGTCAACAAGAACATCATCTTAACCTATGAAAATGATTTAATAGATACGCAAGCAAAAGGTGAAATTCAGCAAATCATTTCATGGATTGTTGCTTGCTTAACAGGAATTATTTTATATTTGGCAACATTTTATTTTTATAGGAAATTCTTTAAACCTTATACTACTGATTTCAATGAACCTTATTTAAGAGATGTGCCCTATGATATAACACCTGCAGAAATGAGTTATATATATTTTAATAGACAAACCAGTGATGAAGATGTCACAGCAACACTCTTAGATTTAATCAGAAAAAAATATATTAAAATTGAATATGATCCAACAGAGATTAGTAATTATAATCCTAACTTTAAATTAATATTATTGAAAAGACCTAGCTCTAATGAATTAAAACCTCATGAGATACACCTTATTAAATGGTTTTTTGATACCATTGGTAAAGAAAATGAAGTTAATATAAGAACCATAGAAAATTACCCAATTAATTCTTATTCGAATTCTATAAGATTTAAACATGATGCAGATATTTTTAAAGAAAAAGTTAAAAGTGCATTTAAAGTAAATCCTTTTATGTATTTAATAAGAGAAAGAAAAATTGCAAAATCAGTCCTACTGCTTAGTGTAATAGCATTCTTTTATATCATTATTAATGCTGGTATATATGGATTCAACTCATTTTACCAATTACTTTTACTTCTCTGTTTTTCTATATTTTACTTTTATGATTTGAAAACATACATGAAGAGAAAAAGAGAATATCAAGAACAATATGTTAGATGGGAAGCATTTAGAAGATTCTTAGTTGATTTTGGAACATTTGATGATGATCCAATAACAAATGTTATCATTTGGGAAAAGTATTTAGTTTATGCAACATCATTTAAAATTGCTGATCTTGTTATGGAACAACTTAGAGTCAGCATAGAAACAAATGGTTTAAATGAAAATGGTCAAACATTTATATTTATGGGTAACGATAGAAAAACACATTATAACCCAATGCGTAGCTTTGATCGATCATTTAGACACATGAAAAGTCAAGCAGCAAATCAAATTAGAATACACAATCGTGAAATGAGCATGATAAATGCAAAAGCAAGATCAAGATCTTCATCAGGTTTCCGTGGTGGATTTGGTGGTGGATCATCATTTGGTGGTGGTGGCGGTGGCGGCCGTTCACGCTAG
- a CDS encoding LemA family protein produces MIYEFNPGVWIPLGIVVLALVLFLGWMIKTYNMFVGLRNKVRNSWSQIDIQLKRRFDLIPNLVEVAKGYAKHESDIFTAFAEARTMYHQSSESNNVELAAKAESGLNGAISRLLAVSEQYPELKANSNFQSLMEELSDTEDKITYSRQFYNDHVMKINNQVEMFPSNIVASMFHFKSESFFEITHEHEREGVKIKF; encoded by the coding sequence ATGATTTATGAATTTAACCCTGGAGTATGGATACCACTTGGTATCGTCGTTTTAGCACTTGTTCTATTTTTAGGATGGATGATTAAAACTTATAATATGTTTGTTGGACTTAGAAATAAAGTCAGAAATAGTTGGAGTCAAATTGACATTCAACTTAAAAGAAGATTTGATTTAATTCCTAATTTAGTTGAAGTTGCAAAAGGCTATGCAAAACATGAAAGTGATATTTTCACTGCTTTTGCAGAAGCAAGAACGATGTATCATCAATCTAGTGAATCAAATAATGTTGAACTAGCAGCAAAAGCTGAAAGTGGATTAAATGGTGCAATTTCAAGATTATTAGCTGTATCAGAACAATATCCTGAACTAAAAGCCAATTCAAACTTTCAATCTTTAATGGAAGAATTATCAGATACAGAAGATAAAATCACTTATTCAAGACAATTCTATAACGATCATGTGATGAAAATTAACAATCAAGTTGAAATGTTTCCTTCTAATATAGTTGCATCCATGTTTCATTTTAAGTCAGAATCATTTTTTGAAATTACTCATGAACATGAACGCGAAGGTGTAAAAATTAAATTTTAA
- a CDS encoding aldo/keto reductase — protein MTYVELNNGYKMPQLGLGTFKSKDGNEAYEATRYALEIGYTHIDTAQMYGNEASIGQAIKDAKVNRKDIFITTKQKVHSNLKNMEKAFEESLEKLQTDYVDLYLIHWPNHDPKINAQSWAFFESLYESGKAKAIGISNFQKHHVDALLKTAKIKPMIDQVECHPGLTQVPLKAYLDQESIQIESYGPFMKGGVFEGIWKDALELIAKKHDASIAQVVIAWGLYKGIVMIPKSVTPKRIKENFESLKIKLTEEDIKVIDGLNRGVRVYTDPDNSPWGPYVE, from the coding sequence ATGACATATGTAGAGTTAAACAATGGTTATAAGATGCCCCAATTAGGCTTAGGAACCTTTAAATCTAAAGATGGCAATGAGGCTTATGAAGCTACTAGATATGCTTTAGAGATAGGATATACGCATATTGACACTGCACAGATGTATGGAAATGAAGCAAGTATAGGTCAAGCGATTAAAGATGCTAAGGTTAATCGAAAAGATATCTTTATTACAACAAAACAAAAAGTTCATTCAAATTTAAAAAATATGGAAAAAGCGTTTGAAGAATCTTTAGAGAAACTACAAACTGATTATGTTGATTTATATTTAATTCATTGGCCTAATCATGATCCTAAAATTAATGCACAAAGCTGGGCGTTTTTCGAATCATTATATGAATCAGGAAAAGCAAAAGCTATTGGCATATCTAATTTTCAAAAACATCATGTTGACGCATTATTAAAAACAGCTAAAATTAAACCAATGATTGATCAAGTTGAATGTCATCCAGGATTAACTCAAGTTCCACTAAAAGCTTATTTAGATCAAGAAAGTATACAAATAGAATCTTATGGTCCTTTTATGAAAGGTGGCGTTTTTGAAGGTATCTGGAAGGATGCCTTAGAATTAATAGCTAAAAAACATGATGCAAGTATCGCTCAAGTTGTTATTGCTTGGGGTCTTTATAAAGGCATCGTCATGATTCCAAAATCTGTAACACCTAAGAGAATCAAAGAAAACTTTGAAAGTTTAAAGATTAAATTAACAGAAGAAGATATAAAAGTTATTGATGGTTTAAATAGAGGTGTTAGAGTCTATACAGATCCTGATAATTCACCGTGGGGACCTTATGTTGAATAA
- a CDS encoding M42 family metallopeptidase produces MLNKIYKDLFMIEASSGFEKPVRAYMKSEMEKYPDFKISTDRLGSIFAVKKASDQNAPVVMVAGHMDEVGLMVVGITEFGMLKLQNIGGLNGEVFISQVLNVHTKNGVIKGVIGALPPHLKQDQQTKISDLLLDIGAQSKQEVTSFGVALGDMVLFDSPFSYTFNKKRVISKAIDNRYGCGLALETIKAFSNKELPFTLVVGATVQEEVGLRGAETSVQKYNPDIFLALDASPVNDMATHDALGKLGDGFLLRLYDPKNVMHQGLLNYFVKLARKHKINHQYFVSKGGTDAAKALDLNDGVLATTIGLPARYIHSTAAMMDLSDLDSAKKMLFRVLNDLTVDKINILKAGDDI; encoded by the coding sequence ATGTTAAATAAAATATATAAAGACTTATTTATGATAGAGGCTTCCTCAGGATTTGAAAAACCTGTAAGAGCATATATGAAATCAGAGATGGAAAAATATCCAGATTTCAAAATATCAACTGATAGATTAGGATCTATATTTGCAGTTAAAAAAGCAAGTGATCAAAATGCACCTGTTGTCATGGTCGCTGGTCATATGGATGAGGTAGGTTTAATGGTTGTTGGAATTACTGAATTTGGTATGTTGAAACTTCAAAATATTGGTGGGTTAAATGGCGAAGTATTTATATCACAAGTTTTAAATGTTCACACTAAAAATGGTGTTATTAAAGGCGTTATTGGTGCACTACCCCCACATTTAAAACAAGATCAACAAACTAAAATATCTGATCTTTTACTTGATATTGGTGCACAATCAAAACAAGAAGTTACTAGTTTTGGAGTTGCTTTAGGAGACATGGTCTTATTTGATAGTCCATTTAGTTATACGTTTAACAAAAAAAGAGTCATATCAAAAGCAATTGATAATAGATATGGATGCGGATTGGCTTTAGAAACTATCAAAGCTTTTTCAAATAAAGAATTGCCTTTTACGTTAGTCGTAGGAGCAACCGTTCAAGAAGAAGTTGGATTAAGAGGTGCAGAAACTTCAGTTCAAAAATATAATCCTGATATATTTCTAGCTCTTGATGCATCACCTGTTAATGATATGGCAACACATGATGCGCTTGGAAAATTAGGAGATGGCTTTTTACTAAGATTATATGATCCAAAAAATGTAATGCATCAAGGGTTATTAAACTATTTTGTTAAATTAGCAAGAAAACATAAAATTAATCATCAGTATTTTGTATCAAAGGGTGGAACTGATGCAGCAAAAGCACTTGATTTAAATGATGGTGTTTTAGCAACTACAATTGGTCTTCCTGCAAGATATATTCATTCAACTGCTGCAATGATGGATTTAAGTGATTTAGATAGTGCTAAGAAAATGTTATTTAGAGTATTAAATGATTTAACTGTCGATAAAATAAATATATTGAAAGCAGGTGACGATATATGA
- the trmB gene encoding tRNA (guanosine(46)-N7)-methyltransferase TrmB, producing the protein MRQKRLKYVNIDLLQKHGVITKVEALDLPKDKSIFLEIGSGKGQFITSMAKDHPDDLFIAMEVNLYVIYRVLEKKMEMKIDNLIILLADAKYLETYFSKTLIDGVYLNFSDPWPKVKHHKRRLTYPTFLKLYQKLLKPNAKLQFRTDHKDLFLDSVEYIKPYFDLIDITHDLAPSTYMTEYEVKKRPLGPIYQLIGEYKDVK; encoded by the coding sequence ATGAGACAAAAACGGCTAAAATACGTTAATATTGATCTATTACAAAAACATGGAGTCATTACTAAAGTAGAAGCGCTAGATTTGCCAAAAGATAAATCTATTTTTTTAGAAATAGGTTCAGGTAAAGGGCAATTCATTACATCCATGGCAAAAGATCATCCAGATGATCTATTTATTGCTATGGAAGTTAATTTATATGTTATTTATAGAGTCTTAGAAAAAAAGATGGAAATGAAGATTGATAATTTAATCATCTTATTAGCTGATGCTAAATATTTGGAAACATACTTTTCAAAGACCTTAATCGATGGTGTTTATCTAAATTTTTCAGATCCTTGGCCAAAGGTAAAACATCACAAGAGAAGATTAACTTATCCGACTTTTTTGAAACTCTATCAAAAATTATTAAAACCTAATGCTAAATTACAATTTAGAACTGATCATAAAGATTTATTTTTAGATTCTGTTGAATATATAAAACCATATTTTGATTTAATCGATATCACACATGATCTTGCACCTTCAACTTATATGACAGAATATGAAGTTAAAAAAAGACCTTTAGGTCCAATTTATCAACTGATAGGAGAATACAAAGATGTTAAATAA
- a CDS encoding HPr family phosphocarrier protein has protein sequence MEQKFLITSEYGIHARPATRLVNLAMSFEAEIMLEAMGKTVNLKSIMGLMSLGIYKGEEVIISATGHDSEKAVTALSDFIMTEGLGRLA, from the coding sequence ATGGAACAAAAATTTCTCATAACATCTGAGTATGGTATTCATGCAAGACCAGCTACACGCTTGGTGAATCTTGCGATGAGCTTTGAAGCTGAAATTATGCTTGAGGCAATGGGCAAGACAGTAAATTTAAAATCAATTATGGGACTTATGTCACTTGGAATTTATAAAGGTGAAGAAGTGATCATATCTGCAACTGGTCATGATAGTGAAAAAGCTGTTACAGCATTATCTGATTTTATTATGACTGAAGGATTAGGTAGACTAGCATAA